One genomic region from Cardiocondyla obscurior isolate alpha-2009 linkage group LG01, Cobs3.1, whole genome shotgun sequence encodes:
- the Mob2 gene encoding MOB kinase activator-like 2 isoform X1, whose amino-acid sequence MLRSPARGAVAVLREPSSASASVSVPAATAAAAVAAVASSATTVSAPPTPVHHGGAGTGAGSTASASSSRLSLLDTCHRKIRLFGELVAKARRKEKDAGTTEDPKLYLEEAALERQLPELDLRMLVDLPPGLDYNEWLASHTLALFDHINLVYGTISEFCTMTGCPDMTGPGLRTYLWFDEKGKKTRVAAPQYIDYVMTFTQRTVSDETIFPTKYANEFPSSFESIVRKILRLLYHVVAHIYHCHFREVALLGLHAHLNCVFAHLTLLNQRFNLIDPKETEILGDLEAALLGDSTSAPSQTLAIQETPTTTNTSSTT is encoded by the exons ATGCTACGCTCACCGGCGCGCGGCGCCGTCGCCGTCCTGCGGGAGCCCTCCTCCGCATCCGCATCCGTATCCGTACCCGCCGCgacggcagcggcggcggtggcCGCGGTCGCGTCCTCGGCCACCACCGTCTCGGCGCCGCCGACGCCGGTTCACCACGGCGGCGCCGGCACCGGCGCCGGTAGCACGGCCAGCGCCTCCTCCTCGCGCCTCTCTCTGCTCGACACCTGCCACAGGAAGATCCGGCTCTTCGGCGAGCTAGTCGC AAAGGCCAGACGAAAGGAGAAGGATGCGGGAACCACGGAGGATCCGAAATTGTACCTGGAGGAGGCCGCCCTCGAAAGGCAGCTCCCCGAGCTGGACCTGAGGATGCTCGTGGATCTACCACCCGGCCTGGACTACAACGAGTGGCTGGCGTCGCACACCCTCGCATTGTTTGACCACATTAATCTCGTCTACGGCACGATATCCGAATTCTGCACTATGACGGGCTGCCCCGACATGACTGGTCCCGGCTTAAG AACGTATCTATGGTTCgacgaaaaaggaaagaaaacgaGGGTTGCGGCGCCACAATATATAGACTACGTTATGACATTTACGCAACGCACCGTTAGCGACGAAACTATATTCCCTACAAAGTACG CAAACGAATTCCCGAGCTCGTTCGAGTCGATAGTGCGTAAGATCCTGCGGCTACTGTACCACGTAGTGGCACACATCTACCACTGCCACTTCAGGGAGGTGGCGCTTTTGGGGTTGCACGCTCACCTCAATTGTGTATTCGCCCACCTCACGCTCCTTAATCAACGCTTCAACCTTATAGACCCCAAGGAAACGGAGATCCTGGGGGACCTAGAGGCCGCCCTCTTGG GTGACTCGACATCCGCGCCTTCGCAGACCTTAGCCATCCAGGAGACTCCGACCACCACGAACACTAGCAGTACCACCTAG